From one Rhineura floridana isolate rRhiFlo1 chromosome 4, rRhiFlo1.hap2, whole genome shotgun sequence genomic stretch:
- the MKKS gene encoding molecular chaperone MKKS — MSRADVKKSSLCTSEPLTKEAISHAMSVFSQIVKSCYGPMGRFKQLHNGMGGYVRTTSQSSALLSGLSVTHPVLKLLTASVQNHLARFSDCGLFTAIFCCSLLEKCQALNVAPCTFIKISQHLLTLCTDYLASEACGCRIPVDFSSSKIPLSLVRSILTSKRACMLNQNEADHISMLVLKAFLLTIPQNAEASVVLGKCLYIPVKDKTVTASAVYPGLLIEVPDLHLTRMLPVKTVTSGTIRMALFCMSLSGDLSDTGEGTIVVHQRVSLEAAVLNQLLNLGKQIVNDGVGLVVCQKVIHPALKQYLKENHVVAIERVGVAMMEPLKQMTGSQPIPSLQFLSPACYGCLKDLQTECFASKWFLHLIPNDPVVCSFVLCNRNETAWDELKLACQTAEHVLQLTVNDPWVLLGGGCTETHLSSYIRHKSCAMTSSSLDNLCCSRAEFQLVTDSFCCSLESVACCLEHDDGDVLSDTNWGHSWSVPPDVPNKLDWSDVLLKCGCGLCDTQQSLNWRMLQCHSTPFSPQSCVNESSVTSTDKPILDCFAAKRNGLQVAVETANLLLDLACIIEDCN; from the exons ATGTCTCGCGCTGATGTTAAAAAGTCTTCATTATGTACCAGTGAACCTTTGACTAAGgaggccattagccatgctatgTCCGTGTTCAGTCAAATAGTGAAATCTTGCTATGGCCCCATGGGTAGGTTTAAACAGCTtcacaatggtatgggaggataCGTCCGTACCACATCGCAGTCTTCTGCTTTGCTCAGTGGCCTTTCCGTCACTCATCCAGTATTAAAGCTTCTGACAGCCTCTGTGCAGAATCATCTTGCACGCTTCAGTGACTGTGGTTTATTTACAGCCATTTTTTGCTGCAGCCTGCTTGAAAAATGTCAAGCCCTAAACGTTGCTCCATGTACTTTCATTAAAATCAGCCAGCACCTTTTGACCCTATGCACTGACTATCTAGCATCTGAAGCATGCGGTTGTAGAATACCAGTGGATTTTAGCAGTTCTAAGATTCCCCTCAGTTTGGTACGCAGCATACTAACCAGCAAACGTGCCTGCATGCTTAACCAGAATGAAGCTGATCACATCAGCATGTTGGTCTTAAAGGCCTTTCTGTTGACAATCCCACAAAACGCGGAGGCCAGCGTTGTCTTAGGGAAATGTCTCTACATACCTGTAAAAGATAAGACTGTTACAGCTTCTGCTGTATATCCCGGACTTCTGATTGAAGTGCCAGACTTGCATCTGACAAGGATGCTTCCTGTCAAAACCGTTACTTCAGGCACAATCAGGATGGCGCTTTTCTGTATGTCTTTGTCAGGAGACTTGTCTGACACCGGAGAAGGAACCATCGTTGTCCATCAAAGAGTttctctggaagctgcagttttaAATCAGTTGCTTAATTTAGGCAAGCAAATAGTTAATGACGGTGTGGGCCTTGTGGTGTGTCAGAAAGTTATCCACCCAGCTTTGAAACAGTACCTGAAGGAGAACCATGTTGTTGCTATAGAGAGAGTTGGAGTGGCAATGATGGAGCCCCTGAAACAAATGACAG GTTCTCAGCCGATACCTTCTCTACAGTTTCTGTCCCCTGCTTGCTATGGCTGTCTGAAGGACTTGCAGACTGAGTGTTTTGCTTCAAAATGGTTCTTGCATCTAATTCCTAATGACCCAGTTGTCTGCAGCTTCGTGCTCTGTAATAGGAACGAAACTGCATGGGATGAGTTGAAG CTTGCTTGTCAAACTGCAGAGCATGTCTTGCAATTAACTGTCAATGATCCCTGGGTACTGTTAGGTGGCGGCTGTACAGAAACACATTTGTCCTCCTACATAAGGCACAAG AGTTGTGCCATGACGAGTAGCTCCTTGGATAATCTATGCTGTTCTCGGGCAGAGTTCCAGTTGGTGACTGATTCCTTTTGCTGCTCACTCGAATCTGTGGCTTGCTGCCTAGAGCATGATGATGGCGACGTTCTCAGTGATACAAATTGGGGACATTCTTGGTCTGTTCCACCCGATGTTCCTAACAAGTTGGATTGGTCTGATGTACTTTtgaagtgtggatgtggcctctgtGATACACAGCAAAGCCTCAATTGGAGGATGCTACAATGTCATTCTACTCCTTTCTCCCCCCAAAGTTGTGTTAACGAGTCTTCTGTAACCTCCACTGATAAGCCCATTCTGGACTGCTTTGCGGCAAAAAGGAATGGCCTACAAGTTGCAGTGGAGACAGCCAATCTACTTTTAGATCTGGCCTGTATAATTGAAGATTGTAATTAA
- the LOC133382907 gene encoding uncharacterized LOC128706666 homolog has translation MVLGMFKSKSLGCGAYSQVLPAPRMHRVPFVGGWSQYLVFVVYPGICSLSLLSPLPGRTVASKGLERVDLRVSRLFAGPLHKRRGTLHLIDLNLASQTKGMKKIRWIRKNWLLVAGLSFLSIHVGTYLIQRVAKSSAKSSLEIKSKDFDK, from the exons ATGGTTTTAGGCATGTTTAAGAGTAAGAGCTTGGGCTGTGGTGCTTATTCACAAGTACTCCCAG ctcccagaatgcaTCGGGTACCGTTTGTCGGAGGTTGGTCACAGTACTTGGTGTTCGTGGTGTACCCTGGGATCTGTAGTCTCAGCCTCTTGAGTCCCCTTCCGGGTAGAACGGTCGCATCTAAAGGCTTGGAGAGAGTAGACCTTCGGGTGTCCAGACTATTCGCTGGCCCGCTTCACAAGAGAAGAG ggACACTTCATTTGATTGATTTAAATCTTGCATCACAAACAAAAGGGATGAAGAAGATCAGATGGATTAGGAAGAACTGGCTGCTCGTGGCTGGACTGTCATTTCTCAGTATCCATGTTGGGACCTATCTTATTCAAAGAGTAGCAAAGTCCTCTGCTAAATCAAGCTTGGAAATTAAATCAAAGGATTTTGACAAATGA
- the LOC133382908 gene encoding uncharacterized LOC128706665 homolog: protein MGLKSIWKNYRVLIVMGTGLVLVHWGWYNIQSNPVFQPKREDIASEPGIVAYVLQQENKNNGK from the coding sequence ATGGGCCTTAAATCCATTTGGAAGAACTACAGAGTTTTGATTGTTATGGGAACTGGCCTTGTGCTGGTACATTGGGGCTGGTATAACATCCagtccaatcctgttttccaaCCAAAGAGAGAGGACATTGCCTCCGAGCCTGGCATTGTGGCATACGTACTGCAACAGGAGAACAAAAATAATGGAAAATAG